The Artemia franciscana chromosome 13, ASM3288406v1, whole genome shotgun sequence genomic sequence agaaacaaaaataatacgaAAAGAACCAAGAACAATAAACATACCTTTGAaactaattaaaacaaaatttgtcatGCATAAAAAGATCAGTGTAATCTTATGTTGTTGCTTCTTAATCTCCTCAGGTTTTGAAGGAGTTCTTCATCTGTATTTCTCGTTTTGAGTTGTGGCTAACTCaaaagaacttttctttttaggCCTTGAGGCGATTGACTCACCTTGCTCCCGAATATATTATAGCCAATATCATCCCTGTTTTGATCTATCGTTCAACGATTGTTGAATTATATCTTCGACATGGGAGTATACTTGCGTTAAGTGAAATATTCTCTGCATTATCAGAGATTGCAAGAACTAAAGAGGTCACGACAGCTGAATTGGTTGGTCGAGATTTAGCGCAAAAATCGATAGAAGTGACAATCACCTTATCAACTGGAAGGTTTTTAAGTGGCCTTGGTAGTGACATAACAAAGCAAGCTCTGTGCTATTTGATTCGTAGGTGCTGTGAAGCTAATTTGTGTCCGAAAGATGGCAATCGAATTGGTAAGTTCCTTGAATTAACCAGATGGCAATCGAATTGGTAAGTTCCTTGAATTAACCAGAAGGTTTGGTAACCTGAGTCATTTCTCTACTGCGACATATCCTGTACGGCTGATACATACTATTTTAAGTGGTGAGATAAGTTAAGACAAAATACGATAAGGTTTGATGCAAGATCCTATGGTATTGAGAGGGGgtttgtgccccccccccagtaaattcttaaaattttgctgatTTCTCAAATTATAAATGTTTCCATGCTAATTACTATTTTTGACGctttttgctaattttatttACCACTTTTTGCATCATTATCCTTGTCTCAGCTAATTGAGACCGGAAAATGCAAACCACAAATTTGGTTCCTGCTAAAACGTAtctatgaataaattttatgtGATTTTAAACCGTTTTGAACGATTTTTGCATAATTTGGTGCCTTTGTTACAGCACGCATCCTGTCACCCACTgaggcatatttttttttactttgtgaTCATTGTTATTGAAATGTCTATCTTTCAATTTTGATCCAATTGTGCGCAGACTTCAGGAGGTGAGTGGTAGGGGACGTTAGGTGGCAAAAAGGATATATGGGCCAAAATGACTTTATATTATGACTAGATCTTAGTATTTGTAATATTATTACACCAATTCTTGCGTTTTACTATCATCCATTGTATATAATTGGAGCTGAAAAAGACAATAGTTGTACCATACTCGGGAGACTCATCTTTCTTCACTAAGTTTGCACTACTGCATAATTTTAAGGAAAAAgcatgttttttctttatttattattccaaCTCTATTAATTGTAGTGTAATTGTTTTTATAGATGTTTGGCAGTCTGTTATTGACATAAGTTTGCAGGACAAACGTCGTGCCGTTCAGAAAGCTGCAGCAACTGCTCTCCATTCTTTTGCTTCTATTTACTATACTGATAGTGCCCGATCACTTATCGCTACTAAGAAATGTATTTCCAGCCTTCTTtcaaaaaatcaagattttcgTTGCGGCTACGCACTGGCACTTTGCGAGATCCCTCCAGAAGTGATGGAGATCCCAGCTATAGAGGTCATTGAAGCTCTGAAGAAGTGTACTGAAATAACGAGTGACACTGAAAAATGGACTGATACTCGACAGTATTCTTTAAGAGCCCTGTCAATATTTTGCATaaactattttgagaaaattgaGAACTACAATAATGTTGCTTCTGAAGTCCTTCAATCGTTTTTGAAAGCTCTTGGGGACTATACGGCTGATAGTAGGGGTGATATAGGAGCTGGTGTAAGAGAAACTGCTATGGATTCAATTAAGGTACGGACTATCTTTTCCATTATCGTTTTGCACTAAATTTGCTTAATAGAAGAAATGAGGGCAAGTTTACAAAACTACAAGAATTTCTGAAactgaattattttcaaaccaaACTTCTTTGTTTCCATCCATAttgcgtaatttttttttgggaaatgGGGCTTAGGGTCATTTAACCCTATCTCAGGGGATTCCTCTCGCCTATATCTTCCTGAGCATATTTTTTCCAACTCCCTCATCTGTTTGGTTTATTTATACCAAGTTAATGTAGCTGCTTAGGCAATATTTGTCTCAAAATGACtttttaattactatttttttttacttttaccaaTTTAATATTCAGATGACGGGACATTACTTTAAGCATATGTATATAGACTTCCGACTATTAGAAGAATTATATGAATTCATGTAAAGTTGTGTAGACTACGAACTTAGAATATTTGAAATGGTTTTCTGCAATCCAGTATTTAATGATAAGTCCAACAGCTTTGATTCTGTTGGATGCTATTAtcaaagttttattaatatgagtaaggagggagggggaaagttggtcaaatttcattaaatatttattaattacaaatatatttaatatatatatatagacccttagaccttagatcctccagagccagggGTGGCTCATAGGGCGTCTACGAAACCTCGCCAGACATCTCGGAGCTGAGCTGCAGCCatgacgtcctcccactgtGGTTGAAGAGACAACTCCGCACTTCTCAGGTCTCGGTCGTACTGTCGTCGTAAGGTGTGTCTTGGTCGACCTCTTTTTCGCCTCCCCTCGGGACGCCAATCATATACTGTATTCGGGAGTCGATCCTCTGGCATACGGAGGACGTGGCCAAGGTATGTCCATCTCCTACGTTTCAGAAGGTCAGTAACTAATGGCTGACCGGTTCGCCGGCGAACTTCTATGTTGGTGACCTTTTCCTGCCACGATATGTTCAGGATTCTCCTAAGGCACATGTTTTCaaaggctaggacacgtttcCCTAGCTGGGTGTTTAGTTTCCAGCATTCACTAGCATAGAGGAGGATGGACATCACATTGCTATTCAGGAGGCGGAGCTTCAAGCGCATAGAGTATTTACTACTGCGCCAGACTGGTTTCAACTTGCTAAAAGCCGATGTCGCTTGTCCAATTTTCCTCTTGATTTCGTTGGCTATTTCACCATCGTATTCGATCCAACTaccaagatatttaaattccttgacctgctcaatagttttatttttgcattttaatatgAGTGGGGAGTCAGATGTGGCCATACTCTTTGTTTTACTGACATTTACTGCAAGTCCCATTTTCTCGGCCTTTTCGTCTATGGCGTCGAGTAGCAGCTGCAGTCGCAGTTTCGCTTCTTCAAGAAGAACAACGTCATCTGCGAAGTCCAAATCGGAGATCAGTCGGCTGCTAATCTTCACTCCAATGCCTGAAGACTGCCGTAGAATATAGTCCATTACAATGACAAACAGAAACGGGGATAGGACACACCCTTGTTTGACGCCAGACATTATCTTGAAGAAACGGGTGTCCCCATTTTCTGTGCGTACACAGCATTCACTATCCTCATATAGTGCGATTATcattttgactagtttatcAGGTACtccgtaatatttcaaaatcttccataaAGTGTCTcggtcaacagaatcgaacgccttttcaaaatcaatgaagagcAGGTACAGctttttgttccattctctggACTCTTCCACCATCagtctaagaatgaaaataagatcAGAGCAAGACCTACCAGGTCGGAACCCATGTTGCTCTTCCCTGAGATGTGAGTCCAGGGCTGCTCTTAGGCGTTGTAGTATTACTGAGGCTAGTATTTTACTAGGCACAGACGTCAAATTGATGCCCCTCCAATTGTCACAAATTTGTGCATCGCCtttcttgaagagtttgacCAGTATACCTCTGGTCCAATCTTTTGGGACTTTTTCGTTGTTCCAAATGGCCACTAGAAGAGCAGTCCATACGAACATGCAGGCTCGAAGGGACGCTTTCAGCATCTCTGCCGTGATCCCATCGACTCCAGGTGCACgtccatttttcagctttttcacagCTGTCGTCACTTCTACCGTGCTGGGTGGGTCAGCACTTACGTCAATTTGTAAAAATGGCGTATCCGGTACTGTTTCTGGATCATCAGGTCTGGGCCTATTTAAGACTTTCTCGAAATATGAGGCCCATCTCTCGTCAGCTTTCTGTGGATCCGAAATAATGTCTCCATTTTCATCTTTTACAAGGGATGtacgatttgttttcttttcaactaTCTCGTTTGTTAGTCGATAAACAGTTTTTGAGTCTCCTTTCTTTGCAGCTTCTTCTGCAAAGGCTGCTTTTCTCTCAATGgcaattcttttgtctttcctGGCACTTCTTTTCACTGCTTTAACCTCTTCTTTGTAGCGGAGCTGTAATTGGGCTTTTTGCTCTGGGCTTGATGTATTCAGGATAAGCGTTCGGGTCTCCTTGCGTTTACTGATGTATTTCCAGGTGTCATCCGATATccattcttctttctttcttttcttgaagCCAAGGTTGGCCTTCGCAACGTCATGGTACACACTCTTGACTGAGGTCCATGTATTCTCAACATCAAAGTCATTGGTTTCGTCGAGCAGATTTAACGCTTCAAATCTGTTATGTAGAGATATGCAGAAGTTTTTGCGGATGTCAGGATCTTTCAGCTTATCGGTGTCAAATTGTTTATGTGTTGCAGTGTTAGTTTTCCGCTTCTGagctttcagtttgattcttaCTTCGGCTATCATCAGGATGTGATCTGTATTAACATCCGCTCCTCGAAAACCCCTCACGTCACATAGGCTACTTCTCCAACGTCTCGACATgaggaaatggtcgatttgaTTCTTCGTTCGGCCGTCGGGGGACACCCATGTGTACTTGTGAATCGTTTTATGGTCGAACATACTACCACCTATTATCAAATCGTTGCTTAGTGCATAATCGATTAGCAGTGTGCCATTCTCATTTATCTCTCCCATGCCATGTGGGCCCAGAACCTCAGGGCAGTACTGGCGGTCTGCACCAACTTTAGCATTTAGATCGCCAACCACGCAGAGTACATCATGCCTGGGAACGTCTTTGGTGACCGAGTGTAGCATGTTATAGAAAGTATCTTTCTCCTCTTCATCAGCTTCGTTTGTTGGAGCGTAGCATGCGATGATGGTCATTTTTGTGTGATTTGATACGAAGCGAGCTGTCATTATACGTTCGTTAACTGGGTTCCAGTTTGTCATTGCTTTGTGTGCAAGTGGCGACATCAGAAGCCCTACACCAGCGCGGTGGACGGAAGGGTGACCACTATATGCCATGACATATCCATCACTGAACTTCTCTAATCCATTTCCAGTCCACCTTATTTCACTGAGAACGAGTATATCGATGAGGTATTGTCTCATCTCTTTAAGAACTTGCTCTGTCTTGGATAACTGGTTCATCGTTCTCACGTTCCAAAAACCCATCTTTAGATTCTGTTTCGCAGTCAAAAATCGGTTCCGGGGGCATGCAGGGGTCGTTATCTGGGGAGGTGATGTATCCGAGGCTGTTGTAGACGTTTCAGTTGCAGTTGTTTTTCCCCTGAAGGTTGCCCCTCAAGGTCCCGGGTGTGGGTTGCAAGCCCACAGCCCAACCCTCCTCATTTGCGGACTTGGGACCGTCATGCTCCCCCGACCTCTGTGAGGCAAGGATCCTTACATGGTtgagttaaatatatatatatatatatatatatatatatatatatatatatgtatatatacatatatatatatatatatatatatatatatatatatatatatatatatatatatatatatatatatatatatatatatatatatatatatatatatatatatatttaatatgtataatatttatttactctttACGTGCAAAGAAAGTCCACGgacaatataaatattattacgGTGGGAAAACTTGACaaactgaagatattaaaagtcaAGAATGCTATTTACCTTGTGttcttatataaaataaaaacgcaaTTCTAACCTAATTTTACGGCTTTCATGTGCCCTTTTCAGCAGAACATAGTTACTTTTTCACCTTTTTCAGGACATATCTTAACTCTACCCTGTCTTCTACTCTTAATCTTagattttcttcctttctttattttttggtatatcTAAGAAATATCAATAATTGTCTCGATATATATCAATAATCTAAATGATAAATGCCTCATGCCCATAGTcttgtcaaacagtttttgTTTGAGTATCttttaatatatacaatttgTATCTAAATCATGTAGCTTTAATTCATAATTAGTCCATAAGCATAGATATGCATTATAGGGAATAGAGAAGGGCaggcaaatatttttccatatttctATGTACGGAAAGGCGTCTCAGGGAGGTTGTTTATGAAATTAAGATAGGCAgtctttttattaaaagttaCTGAAACACTTTATGCCCTAATTGCGATTGGGCTCTCCTATATTGCTTAAGCTTTTGCAAATTTGACTGTATGATAAATAATCAATTTagttattttgtcattgttgtAGTGTGTAGCCAGATACTGtggttttaattttgtaaattagttGGTAAATTAGTTGGTAATTTGGTAAATTAGTTTTGGCTCATTAGTTCATATGCATAGGTGCACAGAAATAGTACTTTCCGGTGATGATTTGTGTGCTTTTCTTTGGAAGGGCGGGTgcactggaaaagaaaatagagttTTAGTCtactgtttttatttgataccCTCTGTATCCCTTCCTTATTTGCAGGAATGTATTGTAAAATTACTTTTGGCAGTCTTTTGAGGTAGTGGCACTGAAATACTttgtgtcaaacagttcgtgaaaaggaactgtaagtaaggaaggGCCCGGTCTACATCAAAagattggctttttatgctgattctcaGAATGTTTAATTACTtcagtttaatcttacccatcaaaagctacgacctgagaaaatttcttttattttagaaaaagggtaCCACCCTATAAAGTCAAGTGACATATaaatatcacaccatcagattcagcatatcagagaagcctactgtagaggtttcaagctcctatctacgagaAATGCAGGATTtggtaatttttgccagaagaaacctCACGgttgcgtctttatttgttgttgttttttttcaaggggcgATCGCATCAAACCGTTGGTCCAAGAAGATTGGGACAGGGCTtgtttgaacaaaaatcaaaagttttagtgtcctttttatgttatcaaaaagattggaaagTAACTAGTTCCCTCTATCGccctttttttctctcaaaaacatccgatcaaaatttttagatagcgaAGTGGTTGTGAATTTTGTTTATGTGAACTGATTCTACGGTTTTACCGTTGAGACGATGTGGTGTGGAATCAATGTCACATCGTGTTTTCTGGACCGCACTTTTCTCTGTGAATTTAGTCaagtttaagaaaatattatttaaatgataaattttggTAATTCAGAATGCTGTATGTTAGGCGTAACATATTTTACAGGAGGGTTGAACAACTAATAAATGCATCTAAATTTTTTGGCTATTGTTCATTATTAGTTGCTTGTACGAGAAATTTTTCTAGGCTTAGAATAGgcttagaaaacaatttttaagctACAAATTCTAATTTCAAGCAATTTCTACTACTGAGTCCAAGAGACACAACGCGTTTTGGGAAAatgagaaaatttaaaatacctgGGAAACGAAATAAAGACGGCAATTGGATTTGATTTATCGATCAAAGATCTTAGTTTTTTACAGGGATGGACTATTATTCTTAGTTTGACAAAATTTCGTTTAACTGTTGCACGATATTTAGTCATATTTAGTAACTATTGATGGTTTAGTAACTTTTATATGAAACATACCGTGTATATTGTTGCTTTGTTCGTTccctcatatatttttttttcttttacttttcgcTACTTTTCTCTTGGTCTCTTCACTTTTGACACATCTATTCTTGTGTATACTCTTTTTCCTCTGTTCACATTTTCttgaaagtttgtttttactCTAGGAGTTCCTTTTATTCTGTGTATCGAAAACAGTTCACATTGAAGAGGATCTTGTCGTCAAGATTTTCCAATCCATTGTTCAACAAGCAATGGAGAAAATTGATAGAACTAGAAATGTTGCCGGATCTGTGTTCTGCAAGCTGTTGCACAAGTATGTAATCTATATTCTTTAAGTTCATTAACTTTTTAATAGAACTTTACCCTACTATGCATTAGATGCTATAGACTTTTTAATCATACACTATTCAACACAAATATTGGGGAGCTATATggttaaatatatacatatatatatatatatatatatatatatatatatatatatatatatatatatatatatatatatatatatatatatatatatatatatatatatatatatatatatatatatatatgtatttatttattaaccaGGCACCCCCATTAATGAGAAAAGGGCTATTTTTGTTGTAGAACCTTCTTGACACTGCCAGAAGATTCCTTATTCTCAGGGACTCCTCGGACTCCTTATTCTATTTGCTACAGAAGGGTCATTAGCTTGTTTTGAGACAATTTTGATGCTCCTGTAAAAGCTGGGATGTTGGGGGTCAGATTCGGGCCCTATTATCCTGCAATTGTGTAAACCATAAAATGTTCATGATCCTGATTTCATCAAACATAAAATGAGTACTCTAAAAAATCCCAAAATACGAACTGTTATTCAAATCCATCACCATTTATAAAATATGGATGTAACATATTCTAATTTTAGATGATTATCGTGCAATATTAACATCAAATTCGCAACAGCAAGCTTGAGTTGTTAAATACCAATTTGTGTGGAAATCGACCGCCAATTTTTAAACGTGTATTTATACTATATGATTTGATCTCAAACCTTTACGGTCCAGTATTAGCTCCAGACTTAGGTGGAAATCACACCTTGTTTAAGAAATGTGTACTTTATGTGTTTTAATCCAGAACATTCATACAGAAATCTTAATGATTTACTGTTATATTTAGGATCATTCCCATTTTAATCCTTGACAGATTGTGAGTCGAAAGTAGTATGcaaatttaatatattcagAGTGACGGAAGGGGTAGGGTATTGATGAGTATGGTTTACATGATCTCTGTAGTGACGGAAGGGGTGGGGCTGTTGAGGGGCACGGTTCACACGATCACAGTTTTGGTCGGTTAATCATACAGCAGGACTGAAACACAGATCTCACAGGCATGTTCACCATTTGTGAGGGGTGCACttgacgtgtttttttttattttgaagcgtctatttttcaatattaatccCAGATTTGTAGTCAGCAATTGGATTAGGCGAATTTAGCAtgaaaaataatagataaaacaaaatttactagagccagaaataaattttcagtGATTTGGCTATTTTTACAATATATTAGTTATGGTGACGAAGCTATAGAAAGGAGCAGAAGGTCATCCGTCCAGAGCGATATACGGTTTTAGGACTGCGATATTTACCAAAACAAATAGTACTGCAATATGCAAAATGTTGCTTgtaaagtttattttgtttttgtagtagctgtagtatattcataagaaaatgaaaaagtgaaGGTATTCTTTAAATAAAGGGATGGCTTGCTGAGTCTAATATAGACGGACAAAACGATATTTGGTTCCTAATATTCATTTTTCGGTGTCAAGGAGGTGCTTAAAGTCTACAATTCTGACGGATTTCTTTTGAAGTCtctatttttgtattgactaGCCTTTGGTATCCTTCTGTTTACTCAATTTTGTGAAAAGTTTTCCCCTTAAATTTTGGAGTTGGGagttttttttgactaaaagtGCTATTTGTCTGTCTTATTCGAATCACTTAAGAACTCTATACTGATTTCCAAGGGAATTTAAACGCATTTTTTTAGTTAAGTTAAACGCTGTATTGTCTCTTTTTTCGGATGGAtggattgggggggggaggggctgaaaataaattttgggcGTTACATTTGTTTGTTCTTACCATGAAGGTgtaattcattttaaaaattcaatagttTTTACTACGttctttatttataataatgcaAGGTGATTCGGTCATACAACCCAGAAGCGTTTTTAGCAtccaattatcaaaattagCAATATACAGTAATTTTTTACCACGTTCTTTATTTATAATCTTGCAGGGGGAATGTTTGGTCATACCACCCAGAAGTGTTTTTTAGCGTGTGTTTTTAGCATCCGGGGGAAAGTCAGTTTTGGCACAATAGCATAGTGATGTAGTTCAtccttcaataaataaatctaaattGCACCCGAAATGTTGATAAGCTCTAAAAGTACTTCCCTCCCCTTTCTCTGCACCGCGTGAACCTACCCCCCACCCTCAAGATgcccatgatttttttttaataagcgGAAGTTCTGTTGACATTTTTACTCTGCATTGTAATAAACATGTTTTATATTAGTGAGCCAAGAATTCCAAATATTCCTGAATATGAACTTCTCCTTGCTAATTTCCCGAAGGATGACGTTGTCAATATCAACTGGGCAACCCCTACCGATGCTATTCCTCGGTTTGTTCAACTTCTCGTCTCTCCCGTGTTTTGCAAGCCAGAAGTTCTTGGTCTCGTTAGTACTGTTGGAGGACTGACTGCGAGTCTGGTAAGgtgtctattttatttcttaaaccATTTTCTTATGCTAGAAAATGTCAATAAATTCTGCAGATTTGTTATGAGAAatattcaataatttatttttcgggtgaaaaataaattagttgTTCAGTTTCACTGTTGATATAGTGATGCAGTCAGCTTTATTTTGAATCTCGAGAACTCGGCTACAGTTTGAATGTTTAAACTTTACAATAAGAGTTGAAAAAGTCACTTTCGAAGAAGAAAACTGACTAAGAACTGAATTCAAAAAcctgaatttaagaaatttgcaatttattttgatttttccaaCATTTCAGTAAGTTGTATCTCTAGGTTGGCTGATGTAAAGGTTTACGCAATTATTTTTCAGACTAAAACacataatgataaaataaatagataaaaatccTGCATAAGAtttagactaaaaaaaattgttcaattgaccaaaaaacaaaacaaaaaacaaacaaacaacaaacacaaTGACGGCCTAATCTAATGGATCTTGAAAGAGACGACACACGACAATGCTAACCAATTCGGGTTCTGGATAGTGACagaaatggaaaagaatgtattttgttgataaaaacctaactacaaaatattttaaatttcaggacatcctatatattttttgagGATATCGAGTTGAGAGTTGTTGGCCAATCAACCCTGTCATAGTTGGCCAATCAGCCTACATATATTATGATCCTGTATGGCCCAAGAGCTTTCTTCGAAATTTCAACGTATTTTTCCTTCCCTCTTTTCCAAAAACCCCGCAAAGTACCTCTgtaaatagtgttttttttctttttattagtacttTTTTGGCTAAGAAAAACACGACTTTctcataagaaaaaatatcaagCCTTTTTCGACCAAACCTTTtatcatacatttttttatatgaatacCATGTAACCTAATTGTATATACAGGGATCTCTGACTATTGGATTTAAATCCTTACGAAGGAATTTTGTGACTTCTACAGGTTTTAATGACTCTTTTTAATGGCTTTGAATTTCCTACAAAAGAACTTTGCAGAATACATCATTTGATGCAAGTTTGGaccttattaatattttaatatcaaaCGTGGTTTTAAAAGGGTggaattagttttatttccagGCATAAAGAAGAATGTAATTGGCTCGTGAAAATACATCACAAGACTAAACCAATGGAATTATAGCACATCTTTTAACACGGAAGTATAGAacaataatttctctttttctctttcgtACGTTTAATATGATAATAGCGCTCAGCAATGCAACAAACTGAAACATGTTACAAAAACCTTTGTCTCACCTgagtatcattttttttcagccgATAAAATTATAACAATAAACTGTGAGCGATACTTTGAAAGCATATTTTAAGTTTAGTATCTTTTATAATACGTAAGAAGTGTAGGAAAACggagaattgttttcttttgcagTCTGATTTAGTTACTAGAAGCCTAAAAATAAGCTTTGATTTCAATACTGTCTTACCTGTTTTTTATGCTGACGATCTCTATTCAAAAGCTAGTTTTAGTAAGTATATTTTATACTGAAAGAAAGATTAATGCATATATATCCTCTGCAATTGATCATGTCTGTCTTGTAGACTTGGAACCAAAAAAAGATGCCATAATCGAAAAATGAAGCATATCAGAttgtttcaatttattaacaaataaatagcaatactattcattttttataatctGAACGTATGGCACTagtaatatttttgtaaaaaagtaaatttttacctttttggctTACTACTGTGATTTTGCAGGCTCATGTGGCAAGCACGAGCTTATTCTCCTTCTTGAAGAAAGAGAAGAGATCGAAAGTTGTGCCGATGTTTTGTGATTCTATTACAGAGATCTTCaaagaaaactcaaaaaatgaTCGAATAATTTTACAGATATTTCCATTCCTTGATCGAGTTCTTGGTTCAAGTTATATAGATACAATTTTGGAAGATGAAACAAACCACTTTTCCTCAGAAATATTGGAATTGACAAAAGCTGAAATATTTAACAGCTCTAAACCACAGAAAATAATTGCAAGTATTGACGTCTTCTGTCAGCTAGTTCATGCTCATAAAAATATTGCCAAGAAATCGCTTGTCCAACTCTCAATATTGATGTGTCACAAGTTTCCAAGAGTTAGAAAAATAACGGCGAGTAGGCTGTATGAGACACTGGTACTCTATTCAGATGGTGACGTTGTTCCTGTCgaaaatgttgaagaggtcATGAGTGTTTTATGTGAAACTAATTGGGATATGGATCTTAGTACACTTAGAGAAGTTAGAAATAATTTGTGTAAGCTAATGGACGTTAAACCTCCAGTGAAGAAAGTAATATCTTCTCGGTAACAAGCAGACGTTGACGTTGTTCCGTCAGACGTTGACGAAGTGACGTTGTTCCTGTCgaaaatgttgaagaggtcATGAGTGTTTTATGTGAAACTAATTGGGATATGGATCTTAGTACACTTAGAGAAGTTAGAAATAATTTGTGTAAGCTAATGGACGTTAAACCTCCAGTGAAGAAAGTAATATCTTCTCGGTAACAAGCAGCTATGAACGATGGCAAAAAAATTGACCAATCAAGGTAAATATAATTCGAACGGGGTGGGGCTAGGGAAAAgcttagtgaaaaaaaataacatattttgcttcttgtttataaattttattctttttagttcgTAAATTTTACGGATGGGATTTTAAATCAGTTGCTAAATAGTGTaccaaataatttgaaattactgaagtctgaaaagtgaaaaaagttgAAT encodes the following:
- the LOC136034809 gene encoding tubulin-specific chaperone D-like yields the protein MDNDLEEPIGLACAKIEFSEKDTLLAAISKIGEENFEKRLQDFTTTLNLYQEQPHLLDPSLPEFIGQLLLLLTKDVELRRKASKFIYVLMKVRGFKRALKCFPHEVSDLEVVLNLLKQESPGDIENWEVSYVLLLWLSLIILIPFDLKRFDDGCQEPLITRVINIIKTYLKSYLSSQEAAAYLASVYLTRPDVKEIELLPFISWCQEVLLVDEIRPRLGVLRALSSVFKRGRREDLISLSEPLFRSLSKYNLMTSTEIMLRKLYLKLVQRIGLCVLKSRVAKWRYQRGSRSLAINLLSEGTSQGKEIVDEDIEEDSSVPELLEEVVDSLLNGLRDCDTVVRWSSAKGIGRIANRLQKHFVGDVLSSVLDLFTVTEADSAWHGGCLALAELGRRGLLLPERLSEVIPLLLKALTYDELRGSFSVGRNIRDAACYVCWSFARAYDPAVLAPFLDDLARGLLITAVFDREINCRRAAAAAFQEHVGRQGALPHGIDILTTVDYFSVGMKPHAYLELSCFVGKYPEYTASLIDHLMEFKVGHWDLVIRDLTAKALRRLTHLAPEYIIANIIPVLIYRSTIVELYLRHGSILALSEIFSALSEIARTKEVTTAELVGRDLAQKSIEVTITLSTGRFLSGLGSDITKQALCYLIRRCCEANLCPKDGNRIDVWQSVIDISLQDKRRAVQKAAATALHSFASIYYTDSARSLIATKKCISSLLSKNQDFRCGYALALCEIPPEVMEIPAIEVIEALKKCTEITSDTEKWTDTRQYSLRALSIFCINYFEKIENYNNVASEVLQSFLKALGDYTADSRGDIGAGVRETAMDSIKEFLLFCVSKTVHIEEDLVVKIFQSIVQQAMEKIDRTRNVAGSVFCKLLHNEPRIPNIPEYELLLANFPKDDVVNINWATPTDAIPRFVQLLVSPVFCKPEVLGLVSTVGGLTASLAHVASTSLFSFLKKEKRSKVVPMFCDSITEIFKENSKNDRIILQIFPFLDRVLGSSYIDTILEDETNHFSSEILELTKAEIFNSSKPQKIIASIDVFCQLVHAHKNIAKKSLVQLSILMCHKFPRVRKITASRLYETLVLYSDGDVVPVENVEEVMSVLCETNWDMDLSTLREVRNNLCKLMDVKPPVKKVISSR